The following proteins come from a genomic window of Sphingobium cloacae:
- a CDS encoding Fe2+-dependent dioxygenase, translating into MLIAIPRLLDAQALRAVRDLIDRAQWVDGNVTSGHQSALAKRNLQLPETAPEARQAGQMVLDALGQSPLFIAAALPLRIFPPLFNSYAGGQAFGTHVDNAVRIQAGTGFRVRSDLSMTVFLEEPEAYDGGELTIETHFGVQQVKLAAGDAVLYPSSSLHRVEPVTRGRRVASFFWLQSMIRDDAARQMLFDLDSSIQALAADLGHGDAQVIRLTGVYHNLLRRWSDA; encoded by the coding sequence ATGTTGATCGCCATTCCCCGATTGCTCGACGCGCAGGCCCTGCGCGCCGTCCGCGACCTGATCGACCGGGCGCAATGGGTCGATGGCAATGTCACCTCCGGCCATCAGTCGGCGCTCGCCAAGCGCAATCTGCAACTGCCCGAAACCGCGCCCGAAGCCCGGCAGGCGGGGCAGATGGTGCTGGATGCGCTCGGCCAGTCCCCCCTGTTCATCGCGGCGGCGCTGCCGCTCAGGATATTCCCGCCCCTGTTCAACAGCTATGCGGGCGGGCAGGCGTTCGGCACCCATGTCGACAATGCGGTGCGGATTCAGGCGGGGACCGGCTTTCGCGTCCGCTCCGATCTGTCGATGACGGTCTTTCTGGAAGAACCGGAAGCCTATGACGGCGGCGAACTCACCATCGAAACCCATTTCGGCGTGCAGCAGGTCAAGCTCGCGGCGGGCGACGCGGTGCTCTACCCCTCATCCTCGCTGCATCGGGTGGAGCCGGTCACGCGCGGGCGGCGCGTGGCGAGCTTCTTCTGGTTGCAATCCATGATCCGCGACGATGCCGCGCGCCAGATGCTGTTCGATCTCGACAGCAGCATCCAGGCGCTGGCCGCCGATCTCGGCCATGGCGACGCGCAGGTGATCCGCCTGACGGGCGTCTATCACAATCTTCTCCGCCGATGGTCCGACGCATGA
- the cysQ gene encoding 3'(2'),5'-bisphosphate nucleotidase CysQ produces the protein MPISRIAAPLVAAAIEAGQAIMTIYDAGFSVEIKSDNSPVTQADAAGEKIILAALAQVAGDIPVIAEEEVAAGRIPRTDGTFFLVDPLDGTREFVQRRGDFTVNIALVEDRQPVFGIVYAPAKGRIFVGDVRGNAAWSAPVSREGAIGRRAPIHVRDRPRDGLSVVASQSHNTPETDAYLDQFDVAERLSFGSSLKICVVAAGEADLYPRLAPTCEWDIGAGDAILRAAGGKLLAPDGAPMRYGKDRFFNPGFVAAGDIDPPPIAPFMAA, from the coding sequence GTGCCTATCAGCCGGATTGCCGCTCCCCTCGTCGCCGCCGCCATCGAGGCCGGGCAGGCGATCATGACGATTTACGATGCCGGTTTTTCGGTCGAGATCAAATCGGACAACAGCCCCGTGACGCAGGCCGACGCCGCCGGGGAAAAGATCATCCTCGCGGCGCTGGCGCAGGTGGCGGGCGACATTCCCGTGATCGCGGAGGAGGAAGTGGCCGCTGGCCGCATCCCGCGGACGGACGGCACCTTCTTCCTCGTCGATCCGCTCGACGGCACCAGGGAATTTGTCCAGCGGCGCGGCGACTTCACCGTCAACATCGCCCTTGTCGAAGACCGGCAGCCGGTTTTCGGCATCGTCTATGCCCCGGCAAAGGGCCGCATCTTCGTGGGCGACGTGCGGGGCAACGCCGCATGGAGCGCGCCGGTCTCCCGCGAAGGCGCGATCGGACGGCGCGCGCCCATCCATGTCCGCGACCGGCCCCGCGACGGCCTGTCCGTGGTGGCGTCCCAATCCCACAATACGCCGGAAACTGACGCCTATCTCGATCAGTTCGACGTGGCCGAGCGGCTGTCCTTCGGCTCCTCGCTCAAGATCTGCGTGGTCGCCGCGGGGGAGGCGGACCTGTATCCGCGCCTCGCCCCGACCTGCGAATGGGACATCGGCGCGGGCGACGCCATATTGCGCGCCGCCGGGGGGAAGCTGCTGGCGCCCGACGGCGCGCCCATGCGCTATGGCAAGGATCGTTTCTTCAATCCCGGCTTCGTCGCGGCGGGCGACATCGACCCGCCGCCCATCGCGCCCTTCATGGCGGCATAA
- a CDS encoding CoA-acylating methylmalonate-semialdehyde dehydrogenase, producing MREISHQLAFAHDAASARHGEVFDPNNGVVQARVALGDAALLDRVVEAARKAQPGWAATNPQRRARVMFRFKELVERNMDELAHLLSSEHGKVIADSKGDIQRGLEVVEFACGIPHALKGEYTQGAGPGIDVFSMRQPIGVGAGITPFNFPAMIPLWMSAVAIATGNAFILKPSERDPSVPVRLGELFQEAGLPEGIFQVVHGDKEMVDAILDHPGIGAVSFVGSSDIAHHVYRRGVAAGKRVQAMGGAKNHGIVMPDADLDQVVNDLSGAAFGSAGERCMALPVVVPVGEKTALALREKLIPAIDALRVGVSTDAEAHYGPVVTAQHKAKIEQWIQTGVDEGAELVVDGRGFTLQGHEKGFFVGPTLFDHVTPDMSAYKEEIFGPVLQIVRAESFEEALALPSRHQYGNGVAFFTRNGHAAREFAARVDVGMVGINVPIPVPVAYHSFGGWKRSAFGDTNQHGMEGVRFWTKVKTVTQRWPDGGGSGDSAFVIPTMG from the coding sequence ATGCGTGAGATTTCGCATCAGCTCGCTTTCGCCCATGATGCCGCGTCCGCGCGCCATGGCGAAGTCTTCGATCCCAATAACGGCGTGGTGCAGGCGCGGGTGGCGCTGGGCGACGCGGCCCTGCTCGACCGGGTGGTCGAAGCCGCGCGCAAGGCGCAGCCCGGCTGGGCCGCCACCAATCCGCAGCGCCGCGCCCGCGTCATGTTCCGCTTCAAGGAACTGGTGGAGCGGAACATGGACGAGCTTGCCCATCTGCTCAGCTCCGAACATGGCAAGGTGATCGCCGATTCGAAGGGCGACATCCAGCGCGGCCTGGAGGTCGTGGAATTCGCCTGCGGCATCCCCCACGCGCTGAAGGGCGAATATACGCAGGGCGCGGGCCCCGGCATCGACGTCTTCTCCATGCGCCAGCCGATCGGCGTGGGCGCGGGCATCACGCCCTTCAACTTCCCGGCGATGATCCCGCTCTGGATGTCGGCCGTCGCCATCGCCACCGGCAACGCCTTCATCTTGAAGCCTTCGGAGCGCGACCCGTCCGTCCCCGTGCGGCTGGGCGAGCTCTTCCAGGAGGCGGGCCTGCCCGAAGGCATTTTCCAGGTCGTCCATGGCGACAAGGAAATGGTGGACGCGATCCTCGACCATCCCGGCATCGGCGCGGTGAGCTTCGTCGGCTCGTCCGACATCGCCCATCATGTCTACCGGCGCGGCGTCGCGGCCGGCAAGCGCGTGCAGGCCATGGGCGGCGCGAAGAACCATGGCATCGTCATGCCCGACGCGGATCTCGACCAGGTGGTGAACGACCTCAGCGGCGCGGCCTTCGGCTCGGCGGGCGAGCGCTGCATGGCGCTTCCCGTCGTGGTGCCGGTGGGCGAGAAGACCGCGCTCGCCCTGCGCGAGAAGCTGATCCCCGCCATCGACGCGCTGCGCGTCGGCGTCTCCACCGATGCGGAGGCGCATTACGGCCCCGTCGTCACCGCCCAGCACAAGGCGAAGATCGAACAGTGGATCCAGACCGGCGTCGACGAAGGCGCGGAGCTGGTCGTCGACGGGCGCGGCTTCACGCTTCAGGGGCATGAGAAGGGCTTCTTCGTCGGCCCGACCCTGTTCGACCATGTGACGCCGGACATGTCCGCCTATAAGGAGGAGATTTTCGGCCCCGTCCTCCAGATCGTCCGCGCCGAAAGCTTCGAGGAGGCGCTCGCGCTCCCCAGCCGGCACCAATATGGCAATGGCGTGGCCTTCTTCACCCGCAACGGCCATGCCGCGCGCGAATTCGCGGCCCGCGTCGATGTCGGCATGGTCGGCATCAACGTGCCGATCCCGGTGCCGGTCGCCTATCATAGCTTCGGCGGCTGGAAGCGCTCGGCCTTTGGCGACACCAACCAGCACGGCATGGAAGGCGTCAGATTCTGGACCAAGGTCAAGACCGTCACGCAACGCTGGCCCGACGGCGGCGGGAGCGGGGACAGCGCCTTCGTCATTCCGACCATGGGTTGA
- a CDS encoding LysR family transcriptional regulator yields the protein MFDWDDLRVFLAVARARKIAPAARELGIDATTIMRRLARLEKALGADLFEMASGERALTARGQALLGHAEAIESAAFSAIEDVAGQEQQLAGQVRLSVAEGFGTWLLAPSLAQFSRRHPGIRLDLITASGFLNPSKREADMALMLARPQRGRLSVKRLGEYRLHLYASADYLARAGRPERPSQLRDHMLVGYVPEFIFSPELDYLDEVETGLEAHLRATSINMQYRMVRDGSGIGVLPDFIAHRDPDLIELMADKVEIVRHFWLVTHEDLRKVARIAAVGAWLQQQVTLASGRSERLAPDHARLP from the coding sequence ATGTTCGACTGGGACGACCTGCGCGTCTTTCTGGCGGTGGCGCGGGCGCGCAAGATCGCTCCGGCGGCGCGGGAGCTGGGGATCGACGCGACCACGATCATGCGGCGGCTGGCGCGGCTGGAAAAAGCGCTGGGGGCCGATCTGTTCGAGATGGCATCGGGCGAGCGGGCGCTGACGGCGCGAGGGCAGGCTTTGCTGGGCCATGCCGAAGCCATCGAAAGCGCGGCCTTCTCCGCGATCGAGGACGTGGCGGGACAGGAGCAGCAGCTGGCCGGACAGGTGCGGCTGTCGGTGGCGGAGGGTTTCGGGACATGGCTGCTCGCGCCGAGCCTCGCCCAATTCTCGCGGCGGCATCCGGGCATCAGGCTGGACCTCATCACCGCGTCCGGTTTCCTCAACCCGTCGAAGCGGGAAGCGGACATGGCGCTGATGCTGGCGCGGCCGCAGCGCGGGCGGCTGTCGGTCAAGCGGCTGGGCGAATATCGGCTGCACCTTTATGCGTCGGCGGATTATCTGGCGCGGGCGGGACGCCCGGAGCGGCCATCCCAACTGCGCGACCATATGCTGGTCGGCTATGTGCCGGAGTTCATCTTCTCGCCCGAACTCGACTATCTGGACGAGGTGGAGACGGGGCTGGAGGCGCATCTGCGAGCCACCAGCATCAACATGCAATATCGCATGGTCCGCGACGGCAGCGGCATCGGCGTCCTGCCCGACTTCATCGCGCATCGCGATCCGGACCTGATCGAACTGATGGCCGACAAGGTGGAGATCGTGCGCCATTTCTGGCTGGTGACGCATGAAGACCTGCGCAAGGTCGCCCGCATCGCGGCGGTCGGGGCATGGTTGCAGCAGCAGGTCACGCTGGCTTCGGGCCGAAGCGAAAGGCTGGCGCCGGATCATGCCCGCCTCCCCTAA